The Flavobacterium sp. HJ-32-4 genome contains a region encoding:
- the ygiD gene encoding 4,5-DOPA dioxygenase extradiol encodes MTLDSFYQWQSGWRSEARRMPVFFIGHGSPMNAIEDNVFSAEWQRLAHTMPRPSAVLVISAHWLTRGSFVTAMDAPPTIHDFRGFPKALFDVNYPAPGEPALANALSTGVTMTEVGLDHEWGLDHGTWSIVRHMYPDADIPVLQFSIDYAKPADYHYQLATELRQLRQKGVLIIGSGNMVHNLRMVAWDKLSEPEYGYDWALELNERLKNAIRTGDHRSLVQYEQFGQAAALAIPTPDHYYPLLYAAALADAKDTPEIFNDRAVGGSLTMTSVKWS; translated from the coding sequence ATGACCCTCGATTCTTTTTACCAATGGCAATCCGGATGGCGGTCTGAGGCCAGGCGTATGCCGGTGTTCTTTATCGGACACGGCTCACCGATGAATGCCATTGAAGACAATGTATTTTCAGCAGAATGGCAACGTCTGGCGCACACCATGCCCCGACCCAGCGCCGTTTTGGTCATCTCGGCCCACTGGCTCACACGCGGTAGCTTTGTCACCGCCATGGACGCGCCCCCCACGATACACGATTTCCGCGGATTCCCGAAAGCCTTATTCGACGTCAACTATCCGGCACCCGGCGAACCCGCGCTGGCCAATGCCCTGTCAACGGGTGTGACGATGACGGAAGTGGGACTCGACCACGAATGGGGACTCGACCACGGCACCTGGTCGATCGTACGGCATATGTATCCCGACGCCGATATCCCCGTCCTGCAGTTCAGCATCGATTATGCCAAACCGGCCGACTACCACTACCAATTGGCAACGGAACTGCGGCAGTTGCGCCAGAAAGGCGTATTGATTATCGGAAGCGGCAACATGGTGCACAACCTTCGTATGGTGGCGTGGGACAAACTTTCGGAACCCGAATATGGTTACGACTGGGCGCTGGAGCTGAACGAACGGTTGAAGAACGCCATCCGCACAGGCGACCACCGTTCCCTGGTGCAGTATGAGCAATTCGGACAGGCCGCGGCACTCGCCATTCCGACACCCGATCACTACTATCCGTTGCTGTACGCCGCCGCGCTGGCGGACGCAAAAGACACGCCCGAGATTTTCAACGACCGGGCCGTGGGCGGATCGCTGACGATGACATCCGTTAAATGGAGTTAG